A window of Thermoplasmata archaeon contains these coding sequences:
- a CDS encoding DUF1801 domain-containing protein codes for MPSRAAAKEVEEYLARVPPHFRVALQRLRKTIRAAAPEAEEVISYQMPAFRQHGLVVYYAAFRDHCSLFVPSTAIRRRFAAELKPFEAGKGTLRFTPERPIPADLVTRLVRARVAENVAKLVK; via the coding sequence GTGCCATCCCGGGCCGCCGCAAAGGAGGTGGAGGAGTACCTCGCGCGGGTGCCTCCCCACTTCCGGGTCGCCCTCCAGCGGCTGCGCAAAACCATCCGAGCCGCCGCGCCCGAGGCGGAAGAGGTCATCAGCTATCAGATGCCCGCGTTCCGGCAGCACGGGCTGGTCGTGTACTATGCCGCGTTCCGGGACCACTGCAGCCTCTTCGTGCCGAGCACCGCGATTCGCCGCCGGTTTGCCGCCGAATTGAAGCCGTTCGAAGCGGGCAAGGGGACCCTCCGGTTCACCCCGGAGCGGCCCATCCCCGCAGACCTCGTCACCCGGCTCGTAAGGGCCCGCGTCGCTGAGAACGTGGCCAAGCTCGTAAAATAG